A single window of uncultured Methanospirillum sp. DNA harbors:
- a CDS encoding formylmethanofuran dehydrogenase subunit C produces the protein MDTVKLTAKVVPELYLEAEHISPDVFAGKSTQEIGDLSVHMGNQTYKIADYFTVEGKAGATAADTKIVVAGDVSKVKYIGMKMTAGEVEVLGNADMYVGAWMAGGKILVKGNVDSFAGIAMVGGELIIEGNAKNYIGAAYRGDWRGMQGGKIVVKGNVGSDVGSNINGGTIDIGGNADVHLATHADGGTIIVRGVAKGRVGGQMVKGDIYCLGGVERMMPSYKYDHTEEVEFDGKMVNFQVYFGDLGERHGKKKGEIIYGKIYLGSVEKSDATEAKVAAHSEKKVRLNDLQTNQLASALKEMKEPSVQEVRAYIFDNFDVDMKPSQVSRLISTLKR, from the coding sequence ATGGATACTGTAAAACTTACCGCAAAAGTTGTTCCTGAACTCTACCTTGAGGCTGAACACATCTCTCCTGATGTGTTTGCAGGCAAGAGCACCCAGGAGATTGGGGATCTTTCTGTTCACATGGGGAACCAGACCTACAAGATCGCAGACTACTTCACTGTTGAAGGAAAGGCCGGAGCCACCGCTGCAGATACGAAGATCGTTGTTGCAGGCGATGTCAGCAAGGTCAAGTACATCGGCATGAAGATGACCGCCGGAGAGGTCGAAGTCCTTGGTAATGCAGATATGTATGTCGGTGCCTGGATGGCTGGCGGAAAAATCCTTGTCAAGGGCAATGTAGATTCATTTGCAGGAATTGCGATGGTCGGTGGAGAACTGATCATCGAAGGGAATGCAAAGAACTACATCGGTGCAGCCTACCGTGGCGACTGGCGTGGAATGCAGGGTGGTAAGATCGTCGTCAAGGGCAATGTAGGCTCTGATGTCGGTTCAAACATCAATGGCGGGACCATCGATATCGGTGGCAACGCAGATGTTCACCTTGCAACCCATGCAGATGGTGGAACGATCATCGTTCGTGGTGTCGCAAAAGGCCGTGTCGGTGGCCAGATGGTCAAGGGAGATATCTACTGCCTAGGCGGTGTCGAGCGCATGATGCCCTCATACAAGTACGACCACACCGAAGAGGTTGAATTTGACGGCAAGATGGTGAACTTCCAGGTGTACTTCGGTGACCTTGGAGAACGTCACGGCAAGAAGAAAGGCGAGATCATCTACGGGAAGATCTATCTCGGATCAGTAGAAAAATCAGATGCAACAGAAGCAAAGGTTGCTGCACATTCAGAGAAGAAGGTTCGTCTGAACGATCTGCAGACGAATCAGCTGGCATCAGCACTGAAAGAGATGAAGGAGCCCAGTGTCCAGGAAGTCAGGGCATACATCTTTGACAACTTTGACGTTGACATGAAACCTTCTCAAGTCTCCCGCCTGATCTCAACCCTGAAGCGGTAA
- a CDS encoding rubredoxin, translating to MKKVASTSNPDMDVYRCNPCRYYYYPEIGDPTQNIPPGTPFTKLPDTWRCPPCKEPKSAFVKVERPKNRQI from the coding sequence ATGAAAAAAGTAGCCTCCACCTCTAATCCTGACATGGATGTGTACCGGTGCAATCCGTGCAGGTATTATTACTATCCTGAGATCGGTGATCCTACCCAGAACATTCCGCCTGGAACACCGTTTACAAAACTCCCTGATACATGGAGATGTCCTCCCTGTAAGGAACCGAAGTCTGCGTTTGTCAAGGTTGAGAGACCAAAAAACCGCCAGATCTAA
- the fdhF gene encoding formate dehydrogenase subunit alpha: MELSYVQTTCPYCGTGCSFNLVVKDGKVVGTAPYQRSPVNEGKVCPKGLYAHEFINSPDRLTTPLIKKDGKFVEATWDEALKLIAEKFKTFKPDECAVLSSARVSNEDNYAMMKFARGVFKTRHIDHCARLCHASTVAGLANIFGSGAMTNSILDIAQAKCVFVIGSNTFENHPLIGRKIMTAKANGAKVIYVDPRKTPTGKQADLFLQFYSGTDVCLLNGLMQEIIRNGWENKEFIEKRCNGFEDLKSEVMKPEYSLENVSTVTGVPVEDLKTAAEWYAKSGATAILYSMGITQHTTGVDNVKSCGNIQMLTGNLGRPGTGVNALRGQNNVQGACDMGALPVVFTAYQKVIDPAAHKKFEDAWGFPDGIAEGKNGYEVTTMMDVLTDKPGELKCMFIMGENPMISDPDLTHVEHALKSLEFLVCQDIFMNETSVLADVVLPATCYAEKDGTQTSTERRVQMWRKAQDPPGEARLDWQIIADIAKAMGYEKQFAWKSAEEIFTEMASLTPSYAGMNYERLSRPEALHWPCPTKEHPGTPILHGEKFGMPDGKGLMTAISFKYQTERPDAEYPFLLTTGRCIWHWHTGTMTRRSENLEREEPTGWVEINPEDAKALGIKNGEMIKAISRRGEIQITARVTDTIKKGVMFIPFHFVECAANMLTINALDPIAKIPESKACAVKVEKIQEA, encoded by the coding sequence ATGGAACTAAGCTATGTTCAGACAACATGCCCGTACTGCGGCACCGGCTGTTCGTTCAACCTTGTGGTTAAGGACGGAAAAGTCGTTGGGACTGCACCGTACCAGCGTTCACCGGTGAACGAGGGGAAGGTCTGCCCGAAGGGACTGTATGCCCATGAGTTCATCAATTCCCCAGACCGTCTCACTACTCCCCTGATTAAGAAGGACGGGAAGTTTGTAGAGGCCACCTGGGATGAGGCACTCAAACTCATCGCTGAAAAGTTCAAGACATTCAAGCCCGATGAGTGTGCTGTTCTTTCCTCAGCCCGTGTCTCAAACGAAGACAACTACGCGATGATGAAGTTCGCTCGTGGTGTCTTCAAAACCCGGCATATTGATCACTGTGCCCGCCTCTGTCATGCATCCACTGTAGCAGGTCTTGCAAATATTTTCGGCTCCGGTGCAATGACCAATTCCATTCTCGATATCGCTCAGGCAAAGTGTGTCTTTGTCATCGGTTCCAACACATTTGAGAACCACCCGCTCATCGGTCGTAAGATCATGACGGCAAAGGCAAATGGTGCCAAGGTTATCTACGTAGATCCACGCAAAACCCCGACCGGAAAACAGGCTGATCTCTTCCTGCAGTTCTACTCAGGAACTGATGTCTGTCTCCTGAATGGTCTTATGCAGGAGATCATCAGGAACGGATGGGAAAATAAGGAATTCATCGAGAAGCGCTGTAACGGGTTTGAGGATCTCAAGAGCGAGGTAATGAAGCCTGAATACAGCCTTGAGAACGTCTCTACCGTCACAGGTGTTCCGGTAGAGGATCTGAAGACCGCAGCAGAATGGTATGCAAAGTCAGGCGCAACAGCCATCCTCTACTCGATGGGTATCACCCAGCACACCACCGGAGTTGATAATGTCAAGTCCTGTGGAAATATCCAGATGCTTACCGGAAACCTCGGACGCCCGGGAACCGGTGTGAACGCTCTGCGTGGACAGAATAACGTGCAGGGAGCCTGTGATATGGGAGCCCTTCCGGTCGTGTTCACCGCATATCAGAAAGTCATCGATCCCGCAGCACACAAGAAGTTCGAAGATGCATGGGGATTCCCTGACGGTATTGCAGAGGGTAAGAACGGGTACGAAGTAACCACCATGATGGATGTCCTCACCGACAAGCCCGGTGAACTGAAATGTATGTTTATCATGGGTGAAAACCCGATGATCTCTGACCCTGATCTCACTCACGTCGAACATGCACTCAAGTCCCTCGAATTCCTGGTCTGTCAGGATATCTTCATGAATGAGACCAGTGTACTCGCAGATGTTGTCCTCCCGGCAACCTGTTACGCAGAAAAAGACGGGACCCAGACCTCAACCGAACGCCGTGTCCAGATGTGGAGAAAGGCTCAGGACCCACCAGGCGAAGCACGGTTAGACTGGCAGATTATTGCCGACATTGCCAAGGCAATGGGATACGAGAAACAGTTTGCCTGGAAATCAGCCGAAGAGATCTTCACCGAGATGGCATCACTCACTCCATCCTACGCCGGGATGAACTATGAGCGGCTGAGCAGACCTGAAGCACTCCACTGGCCATGCCCGACCAAGGAACACCCGGGAACTCCGATTCTCCACGGTGAAAAGTTTGGTATGCCTGATGGCAAGGGTCTGATGACTGCCATTTCGTTCAAATACCAGACTGAACGCCCAGATGCTGAATATCCATTCCTGCTTACCACCGGACGCTGTATCTGGCACTGGCACACCGGAACCATGACCCGGAGATCTGAAAACCTCGAACGCGAAGAACCAACCGGATGGGTTGAGATCAACCCGGAGGATGCAAAGGCTCTCGGCATTAAGAACGGCGAGATGATCAAGGCGATCAGCCGCCGTGGAGAGATCCAGATCACCGCCCGTGTCACTGATACCATCAAGAAAGGTGTCATGTTCATACCGTTCCACTTCGTGGAGTGTGCAGCAAATATGCTGACCATCAACGCTCTTGACCCAATCGCCAAGATTCCGGAGTCAAAAGCCTGTGCAGTAAAAGTTGAGAAGATCCAGGAGGCCTGA
- a CDS encoding Coenzyme F420 hydrogenase/dehydrogenase, beta subunit C-terminal domain — MVAKGDMVYAWAKDAEILKKGECGGAVTALLKHALESKTVDAVLAVKKGQDIYDAVPAFITDPAEIASTAGSLHCGTLLMPKILKKYLDGAKDMKIAVTCKGCDVMAFYELAKRNQINLDNVIMIGVNCGGSVSPVAARKMITEKFEVDPNIVHKEEIDKGQFIIEYEGGHKGIKIDELEEEGYGRRSNCRRCKMKVPRGADLACGNWGVIGDKAGKATFIEVCSEKGANLVSAAASKGAIETANPDPKGIDIRGKVEKAMLKLGDDWRKKDFAGLGTGKERLKTIMDESSRCIKCFACVDNCPICYCVECSTKKPWFVTPGQLPPGLMFHLIRFAHISDSCINCGQCEELCAMDIRNALFMHAQQVEIEKMFGHVPGKDMTPPIHALAEERAERARLESTGTDSIYENIFTE; from the coding sequence ATGGTAGCAAAAGGCGATATGGTTTATGCATGGGCAAAAGATGCAGAGATCCTGAAGAAAGGAGAGTGTGGTGGGGCAGTCACAGCACTGCTTAAACATGCACTCGAATCCAAGACCGTTGATGCGGTTCTTGCAGTGAAAAAAGGTCAGGATATCTACGATGCAGTTCCTGCATTCATCACCGATCCGGCAGAGATAGCATCCACTGCAGGTTCCCTGCACTGCGGGACCCTTCTGATGCCAAAGATCCTGAAGAAGTACCTTGACGGCGCCAAGGACATGAAGATCGCAGTCACCTGCAAGGGCTGTGATGTCATGGCATTCTACGAACTGGCAAAACGGAATCAGATCAACCTTGACAACGTCATCATGATCGGTGTCAACTGTGGAGGATCAGTCAGCCCGGTTGCTGCCAGGAAGATGATCACCGAGAAGTTCGAGGTCGACCCGAACATCGTTCACAAGGAAGAGATCGACAAGGGTCAGTTCATCATCGAGTACGAAGGCGGGCACAAAGGCATCAAGATCGACGAACTTGAAGAAGAAGGATACGGTCGCCGGTCCAACTGCCGCCGCTGCAAGATGAAAGTTCCCCGTGGTGCAGATCTCGCCTGCGGTAACTGGGGAGTCATCGGAGACAAGGCTGGAAAGGCAACCTTTATCGAAGTGTGTTCAGAGAAGGGTGCAAACCTCGTATCTGCAGCAGCATCCAAGGGTGCAATCGAGACCGCAAACCCTGACCCGAAAGGTATCGATATCAGGGGCAAAGTTGAGAAGGCAATGCTCAAGCTTGGTGACGACTGGCGCAAGAAGGACTTTGCCGGACTTGGAACCGGGAAAGAACGTCTCAAGACCATCATGGACGAGAGTTCCCGGTGTATCAAGTGCTTTGCCTGTGTTGACAACTGCCCGATCTGTTACTGTGTCGAGTGTTCAACCAAAAAACCCTGGTTCGTTACCCCGGGACAGTTGCCCCCAGGCCTCATGTTCCATCTGATCAGGTTCGCACACATCTCTGACTCCTGTATCAACTGCGGTCAGTGTGAAGAACTCTGTGCAATGGATATCAGAAATGCACTCTTCATGCATGCACAGCAGGTTGAGATCGAGAAGATGTTCGGACATGTTCCTGGAAAGGATATGACCCCGCCAATCCATGCACTTGCAGAGGAGAGGGCAGAACGTGCACGTCTTGAGTCAACCGGCACAGACTCTATCTACGAGAATATATTTACTGAGTAA
- a CDS encoding PDGLE domain-containing protein has product MMDNKTFLIVGVIIALVIGVLAVFLASGDPDGLESTALMVSGQKDLTGAAPEDGDAEAVGTGTFTYESPMPDYSLGEAMGPFGGVIAIIVGIFLTLAVVTGATWLVKQGNDKTKS; this is encoded by the coding sequence ATGATGGATAACAAGACCTTCCTGATTGTAGGAGTTATTATCGCACTGGTTATCGGTGTGCTTGCAGTGTTCCTGGCATCCGGAGATCCCGATGGCCTTGAGAGCACCGCACTGATGGTTTCAGGACAGAAGGATCTGACAGGAGCAGCACCAGAAGACGGTGACGCAGAAGCTGTCGGTACCGGTACATTTACCTATGAATCACCAATGCCTGACTATTCACTTGGTGAGGCGATGGGTCCGTTCGGTGGTGTGATTGCGATCATTGTAGGGATCTTCCTGACGCTTGCAGTGGTTACCGGGGCAACCTGGCTTGTAAAACAGGGTAACGATAAGACCAAGTCGTAA
- the cbiM gene encoding cobalt transporter CbiM produces the protein MHIPDAFIPIPQAAVYWIIALIFLALAVRWAKSEMSEDKIPLIAVLAAGIFALQGFNLPVSMGTSGHLVGGALAAIVLGSPFAAVFILSLVLVIQGLIFGDGGLTTMGANIINMGVIGGFVGYYTFHGVNGILRNPFISAGVAAWFACLIPSLACAVEMFIAGTFPLVPGLLAMGIYHAVIGIIEGIVTAVVIYLLSKARPDLVNSAVGVVAV, from the coding sequence ATGCATATCCCAGACGCATTTATACCAATCCCGCAAGCGGCAGTGTACTGGATTATTGCTCTGATATTTCTGGCCCTCGCCGTCAGATGGGCTAAGAGTGAGATGAGCGAGGATAAGATCCCCCTGATTGCAGTTCTGGCAGCAGGAATTTTTGCTTTACAGGGATTCAATCTCCCGGTAAGTATGGGAACGAGTGGTCATCTGGTTGGTGGAGCACTTGCAGCAATCGTTCTTGGTTCTCCGTTTGCTGCAGTGTTTATCCTGTCTCTGGTACTCGTTATTCAGGGCCTCATCTTTGGGGACGGAGGCCTCACCACAATGGGTGCAAACATCATCAACATGGGAGTTATCGGAGGATTTGTCGGGTATTACACGTTCCATGGCGTAAATGGAATTCTGAGGAACCCGTTCATCTCTGCAGGAGTTGCAGCGTGGTTTGCCTGCCTGATTCCGTCTCTTGCATGTGCGGTTGAGATGTTTATCGCCGGTACATTCCCGCTTGTTCCAGGACTTCTGGCTATGGGAATCTACCATGCAGTGATAGGGATAATTGAAGGTATTGTCACGGCAGTTGTGATCTATCTTCTCTCAAAAGCACGGCCTGATCTTGTGAACTCGGCAGTAGGAGTTGTTGCTGTATGA
- a CDS encoding cobalamin-binding protein has product MKDTLHPGDHTARYQGWYLRILALCLILAIIYGTVPVLSEPGTAIGNEYPRTVLDDQQVQVTLMSPSQRIVSLAPSDTEMLFALGLDERIVGDTDYCNYPSEAAQKEKIGGFSTVSLEKVLALNPDLVVAADGNTPETIDRIRSMGIPVYYADAKSLSDVQKTLKNLGDLTGVSKQAEQLNKNLTAIADTVHQEGENLSHHPTVAHVIWNNPIYVSGSGTFQDELIHLAGGVNAFGDAEGHHIVSVEEFVTSNPDILMINTGSGMGSEGGDLGSYFRSEPRLANLKAVKENHIITVNTDVADRAGPRLWDMLEEIAPKIREMG; this is encoded by the coding sequence ATGAAGGATACATTGCATCCCGGAGATCATACCGCTCGCTATCAGGGATGGTATCTCCGAATTCTTGCACTATGTCTCATTTTAGCCATTATTTATGGAACAGTACCGGTCCTGTCAGAACCCGGGACCGCCATTGGCAATGAGTACCCGCGGACTGTTCTTGATGACCAGCAAGTTCAGGTCACCCTTATGTCTCCCTCTCAGAGGATCGTCTCTCTAGCTCCGTCTGACACTGAGATGCTCTTTGCACTCGGGCTTGACGAGAGGATTGTGGGTGATACTGACTACTGCAATTATCCATCAGAGGCTGCTCAAAAAGAGAAGATTGGTGGGTTCTCCACTGTGAGTCTTGAGAAGGTTCTTGCACTGAACCCGGATCTTGTGGTTGCCGCTGATGGCAACACCCCCGAAACAATTGATCGGATCAGGTCAATGGGAATTCCTGTGTATTACGCAGATGCAAAATCGCTCTCCGATGTTCAGAAGACTCTGAAAAACCTTGGAGACCTGACCGGTGTTTCAAAGCAGGCAGAACAGTTGAATAAAAACCTGACTGCAATAGCCGATACGGTCCACCAGGAAGGCGAAAACCTGTCCCATCATCCCACCGTTGCCCATGTGATCTGGAATAACCCGATATATGTCAGTGGTTCTGGCACGTTCCAGGATGAGTTGATTCATCTTGCCGGTGGCGTCAATGCCTTCGGTGATGCAGAAGGGCATCATATTGTCAGTGTTGAGGAGTTTGTTACATCCAATCCAGACATTCTCATGATCAATACAGGCTCAGGAATGGGAAGTGAAGGAGGGGATCTTGGGTCATACTTCAGATCTGAACCCCGGCTTGCAAATCTGAAAGCAGTGAAAGAGAACCATATCATTACAGTCAATACTGATGTCGCAGACCGGGCAGGACCGAGGCTCTGGGATATGCTTGAAGAGATTGCACCGAAGATCAGGGAGATGGGATAA
- a CDS encoding iron chelate uptake ABC transporter family permease subunit — MKRRTQYLLLLVSFVMLLLTVLGSVTIGPVSLSLSQVLGGGTGSQIFFDIRLPRAIAAALAGAGLAGAGAAMQALFRNDLADPYILGTSSGGAVGASLMMALGLMMFIPLAAFIGSISAVFLVYLLASRNGRINTSVLLLTGIAVSTFFSAVVSVFMVFAGSNMHQIMFWLMGGLWNASWADIPLLTLTIIPIALLLLYSRDLNIITCGESETQTLGIDPNRTKLLLLGASAGLCGIVVSVTGSIGFVGLVSPHLTRLLTGPDHAVLIPGSLCCGAFLLLIADTISRTWLGELPVGVVTAFFGAPFFLFLIRRREEL, encoded by the coding sequence GTGAAGAGACGAACTCAATATCTTCTACTACTGGTCTCGTTTGTGATGCTTCTTCTGACAGTATTGGGTTCTGTGACCATTGGACCAGTATCCCTCTCACTCTCGCAGGTTCTCGGTGGAGGAACAGGTTCTCAGATATTCTTTGATATCCGTCTGCCAAGGGCCATTGCAGCAGCACTTGCCGGAGCAGGGCTTGCAGGGGCAGGAGCTGCCATGCAGGCTCTTTTCCGCAATGATCTCGCTGATCCATACATTCTCGGAACCTCGTCTGGAGGAGCTGTCGGAGCTTCGTTGATGATGGCTCTCGGACTCATGATGTTTATTCCACTGGCAGCATTCATCGGATCCATCTCGGCAGTATTTCTTGTCTATCTGTTAGCATCACGAAACGGAAGAATCAATACCAGTGTGCTTTTGCTTACCGGAATTGCAGTATCAACCTTCTTTTCAGCAGTTGTATCCGTCTTCATGGTATTTGCAGGATCCAACATGCATCAAATCATGTTCTGGCTGATGGGTGGACTATGGAATGCATCGTGGGCTGATATCCCTCTCCTCACCCTGACAATCATTCCCATCGCTCTCCTTCTTCTCTATTCCCGTGATCTCAATATCATCACCTGCGGAGAGTCAGAGACACAGACTCTCGGTATCGACCCGAATCGCACCAAACTTCTTTTACTTGGTGCATCAGCCGGACTTTGTGGTATTGTCGTATCAGTGACGGGATCGATTGGATTTGTCGGGCTTGTCTCACCCCATCTGACCAGGCTTCTCACCGGACCAGATCATGCAGTCTTGATACCGGGCTCGCTCTGTTGTGGTGCATTCCTGCTTCTCATCGCGGACACAATCTCCAGGACATGGCTCGGAGAACTGCCTGTGGGAGTTGTTACTGCCTTTTTCGGTGCCCCCTTCTTTCTCTTTCTGATCAGAAGAAGGGAGGAGTTATGA
- a CDS encoding ABC transporter ATP-binding protein gives MSSLLEVKDLVAGYQTRDVLKEIQLRVDEQMFIGILGPNGSGKSTFLQVLARSLKSTSGSVLLNGNELDTIPFKEFGKKVGYVPQENSIPFSYTVRDIVMMGRNPHIPRFRAPGSDDERAVNEALKLTGVCEFADRSITSLSGGERQRVLIARALAQQVDILLLDEPFAHIDLHHQYELISQIQNSVRGKKAVIGVFHDINLAAAYCDHLLLLSDGVVRAFGSPHDVLTTKNLEEVFNINPYIGENPVTGAPFVFVMGEKRTEKANLEMIVLISGAGSGACLMTALKRSGYMVRCGVLSEQDTDFLVAKNLGLEVISEPPFSRISLEHEEELAVLISKADRVIVTSMPVGWGNYPNLKVLERIETERVILYLPEPESHILDCTGGAATVLLNHLIERGACKAHTINEVVSLLEMGPDPDVGI, from the coding sequence ATGAGCAGTCTTCTTGAGGTGAAGGATCTGGTGGCAGGATACCAGACCCGGGATGTCCTTAAAGAGATTCAGCTCCGCGTTGATGAACAGATGTTCATTGGTATCCTCGGTCCTAATGGATCAGGAAAATCAACATTTCTTCAGGTTCTTGCCAGATCATTGAAGTCCACTTCAGGATCGGTTCTTCTTAATGGAAACGAACTTGATACTATCCCATTCAAAGAATTCGGAAAAAAAGTGGGGTATGTTCCACAGGAGAACTCTATTCCGTTCTCATATACCGTTCGTGACATTGTGATGATGGGGAGAAATCCCCATATCCCAAGATTCCGGGCCCCGGGTTCTGATGATGAGAGGGCGGTGAATGAGGCCTTAAAGTTAACTGGTGTATGTGAGTTTGCAGATCGTTCGATTACGTCGCTCAGCGGAGGGGAACGGCAGCGTGTTCTAATTGCCAGGGCTCTGGCACAGCAGGTTGACATCCTGTTGTTGGATGAGCCTTTTGCACACATCGATCTCCACCATCAGTACGAACTGATCTCCCAGATCCAGAATAGTGTAAGAGGAAAGAAAGCAGTCATTGGTGTCTTCCATGACATCAATCTTGCAGCAGCATACTGCGATCATCTCCTCCTGCTGTCTGATGGAGTAGTTCGTGCATTTGGATCACCCCACGATGTTCTGACCACTAAGAATCTGGAAGAGGTCTTCAATATTAATCCATACATCGGGGAAAATCCGGTGACCGGTGCTCCATTTGTATTTGTAATGGGTGAGAAGAGAACAGAGAAAGCCAACCTCGAGATGATCGTTCTCATATCAGGGGCGGGCAGCGGGGCCTGCCTGATGACAGCGTTGAAAAGAAGTGGATATATGGTCAGATGCGGTGTTCTCTCTGAGCAGGATACCGATTTCCTTGTTGCAAAAAACCTCGGCCTTGAGGTTATCAGTGAACCGCCGTTCTCCCGGATATCACTCGAACATGAGGAGGAACTCGCTGTTCTCATCTCAAAAGCAGATCGGGTTATTGTGACATCCATGCCTGTCGGCTGGGGAAATTACCCTAATCTCAAGGTTCTTGAGAGAATAGAAACTGAAAGAGTTATCCTCTACCTGCCAGAACCAGAATCTCATATTCTGGATTGTACAGGGGGAGCTGCTACTGTCCTGCTCAATCATCTGATTGAGCGGGGAGCCTGTAAGGCACACACGATCAATGAGGTTGTCAGCCTTCTGGAGATGGGACCGGATCCTGATGTCGGCATCTGA